The Paenibacillus uliginis N3/975 genome has a window encoding:
- a CDS encoding copper amine oxidase N-terminal domain-containing protein, producing the protein MMMNRFKWGLAAMLSLLLVVLAGCQAVGGVDVSKAALSTLDVKSSISKQTLSLQLVPADGKLSEEDKKVIDLFNSLSVTIDQAIMQDMNHVSLEGAVQLLGKKLPFHLAMDNKALNLSVEGMTQPISVPLDTEELDAAFAVLPMNNENLVQMYKDVLGFLLKHTPNPSNISVTPVTDKVNGESLSLQKLHIEIRGDELAGLAKGFLIGLSKDEEGLKELISRLYDTYYPLITAYAGVPQEDAKPTAAEREKEINAAVEELMVMVNELLPEFDKNVNGLFEAAPELRTILGKDTVLSLDFLLDSKLNIRKQNMDLTIQLPADEEIPVKQVKVHSESETWKVNEPVTIHAVDSSKGFWKVAPGEGTPGEVLRHLDSKSDLYRFVKDDMEITRKSIIMYTDEDPTDLYGAGYKPVIVNNTLMVPLKYVADQLDAKLSWDNATKQITLTEDLTGAKIVLKMGSKHASINGGAEVLAEPVQNFEGYAYVPMRFIAKALGAQGQWDAKEKILTMERD; encoded by the coding sequence ATGATGATGAATCGTTTCAAATGGGGACTTGCCGCCATGCTGTCCTTGCTTCTGGTGGTGCTTGCAGGGTGCCAAGCCGTTGGCGGTGTGGATGTCAGCAAAGCAGCTCTGAGCACGCTGGATGTCAAATCATCGATATCCAAGCAGACATTGTCCCTGCAGCTGGTTCCGGCAGATGGCAAGCTGAGCGAAGAGGACAAGAAGGTAATCGATCTTTTCAATTCCTTGTCCGTCACGATCGACCAAGCCATTATGCAGGACATGAATCATGTATCGTTGGAAGGGGCCGTTCAGCTTCTAGGCAAAAAGCTTCCTTTCCATCTGGCAATGGACAATAAGGCGCTGAATCTGTCCGTCGAAGGGATGACGCAGCCGATTTCCGTACCGCTTGATACGGAAGAGTTGGATGCTGCTTTTGCGGTTTTGCCAATGAACAACGAAAACCTGGTTCAAATGTACAAAGACGTGCTGGGCTTCCTGCTGAAACATACGCCGAATCCGTCTAATATTTCGGTCACGCCTGTAACCGATAAAGTCAACGGAGAGTCGTTGTCTCTGCAAAAGCTGCATATCGAGATTCGCGGGGATGAACTGGCCGGCCTGGCCAAAGGTTTCCTGATAGGCTTATCCAAGGATGAGGAAGGTCTGAAGGAACTTATTAGTCGCTTGTACGACACTTATTATCCGCTCATTACAGCCTATGCCGGAGTTCCGCAAGAAGATGCCAAGCCAACCGCCGCAGAGAGAGAAAAGGAAATCAATGCGGCTGTGGAAGAACTGATGGTCATGGTGAACGAGCTGCTGCCTGAGTTCGACAAAAACGTAAACGGGCTGTTTGAGGCAGCGCCTGAGCTTCGCACCATTTTGGGCAAAGACACTGTGCTTTCGCTCGACTTCCTACTCGACAGCAAGCTGAATATCCGTAAGCAAAACATGGATCTGACCATACAGCTTCCAGCTGATGAAGAAATCCCTGTTAAGCAGGTTAAGGTACATTCCGAGTCAGAAACGTGGAAAGTGAATGAGCCTGTGACGATCCATGCGGTGGACAGTTCCAAAGGCTTCTGGAAGGTTGCTCCTGGCGAAGGAACGCCAGGCGAGGTCCTGCGCCATTTGGACAGCAAGTCTGACCTGTACCGTTTCGTGAAGGATGACATGGAAATTACCCGCAAATCGATTATTATGTATACGGATGAAGACCCGACCGACCTGTATGGCGCAGGATACAAGCCTGTGATCGTCAACAATACGCTGATGGTGCCGCTGAAATATGTTGCGGATCAGCTTGATGCGAAGCTGTCCTGGGACAATGCCACGAAGCAAATCACGCTCACGGAAGACCTGACAGGCGCCAAAATCGTCCTGAAAATGGGTTCGAAGCACGCTTCGATCAACGGAGGAGCAGAAGTGCTTGCTGAGCCGGTGCAGAATTTTGAGGGCTATGCCTATGTGCCGATGCGTTTCATTGCCAAAGCTCTTGGAGCGCAAGGGCAATGGGATGCGAAAGAGAAGATTTTAACGATGGAGAGAGACTAA
- a CDS encoding tRNA(His) guanylyltransferase Thg1 family protein, giving the protein MKKDDFGNRMKGYENIFRQALPQRLPVIIRIDGCHFHTFTRGMRKPFDESLTNALWETCKYLAQNIMGCKLVYQQSDEISILLTNYDKLTTQSWFDNNLQKIVSVSASMATAKFNEAIKECYPDRPFATFDSRAWVVPHDEVTNYFLWRQQDATKNSISMVAQANFPHEQLQGLDGKKLQDKLFLEKGINWNDLPVWQKRGVCITKQYFKKGEATRSKWDVDFDTPIFSQNREYINQYVYQQKDE; this is encoded by the coding sequence ATGAAAAAGGATGATTTTGGAAATCGAATGAAGGGGTATGAAAATATTTTTAGACAAGCACTTCCTCAAAGACTACCTGTTATTATTCGGATAGATGGTTGTCACTTTCATACGTTTACACGTGGTATGAGGAAGCCGTTTGATGAATCATTAACTAACGCACTTTGGGAGACATGCAAATACTTAGCACAGAATATTATGGGCTGTAAACTGGTATATCAACAGAGCGATGAAATATCCATTCTCCTTACTAACTATGATAAATTAACAACACAATCATGGTTCGATAATAACCTTCAAAAAATCGTTTCAGTGTCTGCTTCGATGGCAACGGCAAAGTTTAATGAAGCCATTAAGGAATGCTACCCTGACAGGCCATTTGCGACTTTTGATAGTAGAGCTTGGGTAGTTCCTCATGATGAAGTAACGAATTATTTTCTTTGGAGACAACAAGATGCCACAAAGAACAGCATTTCAATGGTGGCACAAGCTAATTTTCCTCACGAGCAGCTTCAAGGTTTGGATGGAAAGAAGCTTCAGGATAAGTTGTTTCTAGAGAAAGGGATAAATTGGAATGACTTGCCTGTGTGGCAAAAGCGTGGGGTATGCATCACAAAACAGTATTTTAAAAAGGGAGAAGCTACACGCAGTAAGTGGGATGTTGATTTCGATACACCGATCTTTAGTCAGAATCGAGAATACATTAATCAATACGTTTATCAACAAAAGGATGAGTAA
- a CDS encoding GNAT family N-acetyltransferase, translating into MEFKSERLIFREYNEEDFQLFYSIFSNEQIMKYAYMDKVGQEEELLPYFNRILQNNHTSEGRPSYEFGVFLSSSGQFIGFADVEMVKRNRDGGNGEIGYFLLPDFWGQGYATEIINRLLKICFEEMNLHRVFARCNANNLNSEKVMIKAGMEKEGRFRKVRYKNGSWDDELQYSILIEEYKPL; encoded by the coding sequence GTGGAGTTTAAAAGCGAACGTTTGATATTTAGGGAATATAACGAAGAAGATTTCCAATTGTTTTATTCTATTTTTTCGAATGAACAAATCATGAAATACGCCTATATGGATAAGGTCGGCCAAGAGGAGGAACTGCTGCCCTATTTTAATCGAATTCTCCAGAATAACCATACATCTGAGGGTCGCCCTTCTTATGAATTCGGTGTTTTTTTATCTTCAAGCGGGCAATTTATCGGTTTTGCGGATGTGGAAATGGTGAAACGGAATCGGGATGGCGGTAATGGGGAGATCGGTTATTTTTTGCTGCCGGACTTTTGGGGGCAGGGGTATGCGACGGAAATCATAAATAGGTTGCTTAAGATTTGTTTTGAGGAAATGAATTTACATAGGGTTTTCGCAAGATGTAATGCAAACAATCTAAACTCGGAGAAAGTCATGATCAAAGCCGGCATGGAAAAAGAAGGCCGTTTCCGGAAGGTAAGATACAAAAATGGCAGCTGGGATGACGAGCTTCAGTACAGCATTCTGATTGAAGAGTATAAACCTCTGTAA
- a CDS encoding SRPBCC family protein — protein MNILKPANEVFEAFVDPTKIRNFWFSHSSDRWEQGKTVTLRYDEYDAQLDIEVLEVEINKKIMFKWGANGEGHIVTITLKELEKSSTIIEVNEEGFNENDDDFISQLIDNKEGWVYMLTCLKAYLEFGVNELRVGLVK, from the coding sequence ATGAACATATTAAAGCCAGCGAATGAAGTATTTGAAGCTTTCGTAGATCCTACGAAAATTAGGAATTTCTGGTTTTCGCACAGTTCTGATAGGTGGGAGCAAGGAAAGACGGTTACATTGAGATATGATGAGTACGATGCTCAATTGGATATAGAGGTATTGGAAGTGGAAATAAATAAGAAAATCATGTTCAAGTGGGGTGCAAATGGGGAAGGACATATTGTTACGATAACACTGAAAGAATTGGAAAAATCGAGTACAATAATTGAAGTTAACGAAGAAGGTTTTAATGAAAATGATGATGATTTCATCAGTCAATTGATAGATAATAAAGAAGGATGGGTTTATATGTTGACCTGTTTAAAGGCTTATTTGGAGTTTGGTGTTAATGAGTTGAGAGTAGGATTAGTTAAATAA
- a CDS encoding ATP-binding protein, protein MECVIFIGIQASGKSTFYKEKFFKTHMRINLDMLRSRNREDVYLAASIEAKQPFVVDNTNPTIDDRKKYIDIARKNKFKVVGYYFEPDYELSYARNEQREGKEKVREIGLKSTLKKLQIPTYDEGFDELYFVKSADGKFEVEKML, encoded by the coding sequence GTGGAATGTGTAATTTTTATTGGGATTCAAGCATCCGGAAAATCAACTTTTTATAAAGAGAAGTTCTTCAAGACTCATATGCGAATTAATCTTGATATGCTTAGGAGTAGGAACCGTGAGGATGTTTATTTGGCGGCTTCGATTGAGGCTAAACAGCCATTTGTTGTTGACAATACGAATCCAACAATTGACGACAGGAAGAAGTACATTGATATTGCAAGAAAGAATAAGTTTAAGGTAGTTGGTTATTACTTTGAGCCTGACTATGAATTGTCTTATGCAAGAAATGAACAGAGAGAAGGGAAAGAAAAAGTTCGTGAGATCGGATTAAAAAGCACGCTAAAAAAACTACAGATTCCTACATACGACGAAGGTTTTGACGAGCTATATTTTGTAAAATCAGCCGATGGAAAGTTTGAGGTTGAGAAAATGTTGTAA
- a CDS encoding MFS transporter → MKKVNSLLIIILALGVFGIITTEMGIIGVLPQVTQKFNISTSQAGWLVSIFSLVVAISGPFLTLLASGINRKVILLTAVLIFAISNIVYAYTTMFDVMLIFRIIPAIFHPVFFSVALVTAAKLVPPEKSSKAVTKVFAGITVGFAFGVPLTSYLADKISLEVAFLFGAVVSIIAFVGILVWLPSMPVKEKMSYGKQLGILRKPQLWLNIVTVIFIFAAMFSVYSYFAEYLGQVTHMNGSWISIMLMTFGIIMIFGNFLFGSLLHKSMTKTVIMFPLLYAVIYLFAYYLGSYFIPMVVIVFIWGVVHSGGLIISQAWLTTETKEAPEFGNSLFVSFSNLGITIGASIGGWSISHLGIHQLIWSGIVFAMLAFLLILLKIKMCKSNVEEVNVR, encoded by the coding sequence ATGAAAAAGGTTAACTCTTTACTCATCATTATTCTAGCTTTAGGTGTATTCGGCATTATCACAACAGAGATGGGGATAATAGGTGTTCTCCCCCAGGTCACTCAAAAATTTAATATATCGACTTCACAGGCCGGATGGCTTGTAAGTATATTTTCTTTAGTCGTTGCCATTTCAGGTCCATTCCTGACATTACTCGCTTCCGGGATTAATCGTAAAGTCATTCTATTAACCGCTGTGCTTATTTTTGCGATTTCAAATATTGTTTATGCCTATACTACCATGTTCGATGTGATGCTGATTTTCCGCATTATCCCTGCTATTTTTCATCCCGTCTTTTTTTCGGTTGCCCTTGTCACCGCAGCCAAACTTGTTCCTCCGGAAAAAAGCAGTAAAGCGGTCACTAAGGTTTTCGCCGGAATAACGGTCGGGTTTGCTTTTGGCGTGCCTTTAACTTCTTATCTCGCGGACAAAATTTCGTTAGAAGTCGCTTTCCTTTTTGGTGCTGTTGTAAGTATAATTGCCTTTGTAGGTATCCTAGTTTGGCTTCCTTCCATGCCTGTTAAGGAAAAAATGTCTTATGGCAAGCAGCTTGGTATATTACGCAAACCTCAATTGTGGTTAAATATCGTGACAGTTATTTTTATCTTTGCAGCTATGTTTTCTGTGTACAGCTACTTTGCTGAATATCTTGGACAAGTAACTCATATGAACGGATCATGGATTAGTATCATGTTGATGACCTTTGGTATAATCATGATTTTCGGGAATTTCTTATTTGGGAGCCTTTTGCATAAAAGCATGACAAAGACCGTCATCATGTTTCCTCTGCTATATGCGGTAATTTACTTATTTGCTTATTATCTGGGATCATATTTCATTCCGATGGTAGTTATCGTATTCATTTGGGGGGTAGTGCATTCCGGCGGGCTTATTATCAGTCAAGCATGGTTAACGACCGAGACAAAAGAAGCTCCCGAATTCGGCAACAGCTTGTTTGTCTCATTTTCCAATCTTGGAATTACTATAGGGGCTTCTATCGGTGGCTGGTCTATTTCTCACTTAGGGATACATCAACTTATTTGGAGTGGAATTGTGTTTGCAATGCTTGCTTTCTTATTGATCTTGCTAAAAATAAAAATGTGCAAATCGAACGTAGAGGAAGTAAACGTACGTTAG